One genomic segment of Sphaerodactylus townsendi isolate TG3544 linkage group LG07, MPM_Stown_v2.3, whole genome shotgun sequence includes these proteins:
- the LAG3 gene encoding lymphocyte activation gene 3 protein, translating to MRLIFLSWSVALNLLTTSARNVSYEAGEPKRVWAEEGGRAVLPCYLNPQKLESSLGELYKRLSIRWEWRGRSSTQVHHMVLQVAASGLKTRARSMMPRASVQDKDFLHGDFSLQIKPATREDVGRYSARVKYGSKAHHCELKLDVVSVSANPPGPLLESESVKLTCSSTLPEKPIKIQWFSANHLVKTSGRFWPAGQSLFISRSISSDSGPWVCELTYAGGERVSVTHHLQVLGFAGPTWPVVYAATGTNIYLPCILNFNPLDYDNSKVAVRWSHVAGDDLKAKSNQHQGTNKNLALYLPAVGPDSAGQYFCAVSINGTTISKNVTLVIMTVIPSIEGPVLEGSHLVLTCNLSHAPGKVHFQWKWLGPEPSNSSKAAFKSSEHLTTGWIREFSKVSPEDSGIWECSIHSAEGRLGSVQYHLEIAGAQVASPAQNMMPEEITYGLISFLFALVVSVAVLILLWHRTRSLNIPALDRLVAAAHLRKEFKDAAQKEKVLQTEP from the exons CTAGAAATGTTTCTTATGAAGCAGGAGAGCCAAAGAGGGTTTGGGCTGAAGAAGGGGGCCGTGCAGTCCTTCCCTGTTACCTGAACCCTCAGAAGCTGGAGAGCAGCTTAGGAGAGCTGTACAAGAGACTGTCGATTCGATGGGAGTGGCGGGGAAGAAG TTCCACCCAGGTACATCACATGGTACTCCAAGTGGCAGCCAGCGGTCTCAAAACACGGGCCCGTTCCATGATGCCCCGTGCATCAGTGCAGGACAAGGACTTTCTCCACGGGGATTTCTCACTTCAGATCAAGCCTGCTACAAGAGAAGATGTGGGGAGATATAGTGCACGAGTGAAATATGGCAGCAAGGCGCATCACTGTGAGCTGAAACTTGATGTGGTATCAG tAAGTGCAAATCCTCCTGGTCCATTGCTTGAGTCTGAGTCTGTTAAGCTAACCTGTAGCTCCACACTTCCGGAAAAGCCCATAAAGATCCAGTGGTTCTCTGCCAATCACCTTGTCAAGACATCTGGTCGTTTCTGGCCTGCAGGTCAATCTCTGTTTATCTCCAGATCAATCAGTAGTGACTCTGGGCCCTGGGTTTGTGAGCTGACCTATGCAGGTGGAGAGCGAGTTTCTGTCACACACCACCTTCAAGTCTTAG GATTTGCTGGGCCAACCTGGCCTGTAGTCTATGCTGCAACAGGAACCAACATTTACCTGCCCTGCATACTGAATTTCAATCCCTTGGACTACGACAACTCAAAGGTAGCTGTGCGTTGGAGCCACGTGGCAGGAGATGACTTGAAAGCCAAGTCCAACCAACATCAAGGAACCAATAAGAATCTTGCCTTGTATCTCCCTGCTGTGGGGCCAGATAGTGCCGGCCAATATTTCTGTGCAGTCTCCATCAATGGCACAACCATCTCTAAGAATGTCACTCTGGTAATAATGACAG TCATTCCAAGCATTGAGGGGCCAGTCCTGGAGGGATCTCACTTGGTGCTCACCTGCAATCTGAGCCATGCCCCAGGAAAGGTGCATTTTCAATGGAAGTGGTTGGGTCCAGAGCCTTCAAATAGTTCCAAAGCTGCCTTCAAGAGTTCTGAACACTTGACCACCGGCTGGATCCGAGAGTTCTCCAAGGTGTCGCCTGAGGATTCTGGGATTTGGGAGTGCAGCATCCACAGTGCAGAAGGGAGGCTGGGCTCTGTGCAGTATCACCTGGAAATTGCAG GTGCCCAAGTTGCTAGTCCAGCACAAAACATGATGCCTGAGGAGATCACTTATGGACTGATTAGCTTCCTCTTTGCCCTTGTGGTCTCTGTTGCAGTTCTGATCCTCTTGTGGCACAGG acaCGCTCACTAAACATCCCAGCACTGGATAGACTGGTAGCAGCTGCCCATCTGAGAAAAGAGTTCAAGGATGCTGCCCAAAAAGAGAAGGTCCTGCAGACAGAACCATGA